In Mycobacterium sp. Aquia_216, a genomic segment contains:
- a CDS encoding alpha/beta fold hydrolase, giving the protein MTDFSTRYHTASIDGLEVFYREAGNRANPTLLLLHGFPSSSHMFRNLIDSLSDAYHLVAPDHIGFGRSSMPSVNQFTYSFDRLTEITEKLIDHLGLQRFGIYIHDYGAPIGLRIASARPERIIAIITQSGNAYMEGFTPFWDRLFAHAKDRAANEDSVREYFTLKTTMWQYTHGVAADRLDRIAPETWLLDQAGLDRKGNDAIQLQLFWDYQFNLGGYPKFQEYFRTHQPPLLVTWGKNDEIFGAPGAEAYRRDLPNGEFHLLDAGHFALETHGEEISGYIRDFLARL; this is encoded by the coding sequence ATGACCGACTTCAGCACGCGCTATCACACCGCGTCCATCGACGGGCTCGAGGTTTTCTACCGCGAGGCGGGAAACCGTGCTAACCCAACTCTGCTTCTGCTGCACGGCTTTCCGTCAAGCTCGCACATGTTCCGAAACCTCATCGACTCATTGTCTGACGCCTACCATCTCGTAGCCCCCGACCACATCGGGTTCGGACGCTCCTCGATGCCGTCGGTGAACCAGTTCACCTACAGTTTCGACCGACTTACCGAGATCACCGAAAAGCTGATCGACCACCTCGGTCTGCAGCGCTTCGGCATCTACATTCATGACTACGGCGCCCCGATCGGGTTGCGCATCGCAAGCGCACGACCGGAACGGATCATCGCGATCATCACGCAAAGCGGAAACGCCTACATGGAGGGGTTCACGCCGTTCTGGGACCGGTTGTTCGCTCACGCCAAAGATCGTGCGGCCAACGAGGACTCGGTGCGCGAGTACTTCACGCTCAAGACCACGATGTGGCAATACACCCACGGGGTGGCCGCCGACAGACTCGACCGCATCGCTCCGGAGACTTGGCTGCTCGATCAAGCCGGCCTCGATCGCAAGGGCAACGACGCCATCCAGCTGCAACTGTTTTGGGATTACCAGTTCAACCTCGGCGGCTACCCGAAATTCCAGGAGTACTTCCGCACCCATCAGCCGCCACTGTTGGTCACGTGGGGCAAAAACGATGAAATCTTCGGCGCCCCAGGCGCTGAGGCGTATCGGCGCGACCTACCCAACGGTGAATTCCATTTACTTGACGCCGGCCACTTCGCGCTGGAAACACACGGAGAAGAGATCAGCGGCTACATCCGGGACTTCCTCGCCCGACTCTGA